The following coding sequences lie in one Polyodon spathula isolate WHYD16114869_AA chromosome 37, ASM1765450v1, whole genome shotgun sequence genomic window:
- the LOC121304365 gene encoding proline-rich transmembrane protein 1-like isoform X2, protein MSPPPYMPCQDVPSSNGVQPQPRYPAPEGCAQRHCPPPQGSQGYTVQTQGESGADGPPGGYVQPGYPLQLQPCTAYLPFYPTGGAGQPYLPGSGPQPPGMVQGQVPMQFPPGITLMESRRPPHDYLPIAVLTTVCCFWPTGIIAIIKAVQVRSAVARGDMVSAEIASREARNFSFISLAVGISSMVLCTILIVVVIIASRQDEWEP, encoded by the exons ATGTCCCCTCCCCCCTACATGCCCTGCCAGGACGTCCCCTCCTCTAACGGGGTCCAGCCTCAGCCTCGGTACCCTGCCCCAGAAGGCTGTGCACAGAGGCACTGCCCCCCTCCCCAGGGCTCTCAAGGGTACACCGTGCAGACCCAGGGGGAGTCGGGGGCGGACGGGCCCCCAGGAGGCTATGTTCAGCCCGGGTACCCCCTGCAGCTCCAGCCCTGCACAGCCTACCTGCCGTTCTACCCCACTGGGGGAGCT GGGCAGCCCTACCTCCCTGGCAGTGGCCCCCAGCCCCCTGGCATGGTGCAGGGGCAGGTGCCGATGCAGTTCCCCCCGGGAATTACCCTGATGGAATCTCGGCGCCCCCCTCACGATTACCTGCCCATCGCCGTGCTCACCACAGTCTGCTGCTTCTGGCCCACTGGCATCATCGCCATCATCAAAGCAGTGCAG GTGCGGTCTGCGGTTGCCCGGGGCGACATGGTCTCTGCGGAGATCGCTTCTCGGGAGGCGCGGAACTTCTCATTCATCAGCCTGGCGGTGGGCATCTCCTCCATGGTGCTGTGCACCATCCTCATCGTGGTGGTCATCATAGCCTCACGGCAGGACGAGTGGGAACCCTAG
- the LOC121304365 gene encoding proline-rich transmembrane protein 1-like isoform X1 — protein MSREKHGLEGGCCQMSPPPYMPCQDVPSSNGVQPQPRYPAPEGCAQRHCPPPQGSQGYTVQTQGESGADGPPGGYVQPGYPLQLQPCTAYLPFYPTGGAGQPYLPGSGPQPPGMVQGQVPMQFPPGITLMESRRPPHDYLPIAVLTTVCCFWPTGIIAIIKAVQVRSAVARGDMVSAEIASREARNFSFISLAVGISSMVLCTILIVVVIIASRQDEWEP, from the exons ATGTCCAGGGAAAAACACG GTTTGGAAGGGGGGTGTTGTCAGATGTCCCCTCCCCCCTACATGCCCTGCCAGGACGTCCCCTCCTCTAACGGGGTCCAGCCTCAGCCTCGGTACCCTGCCCCAGAAGGCTGTGCACAGAGGCACTGCCCCCCTCCCCAGGGCTCTCAAGGGTACACCGTGCAGACCCAGGGGGAGTCGGGGGCGGACGGGCCCCCAGGAGGCTATGTTCAGCCCGGGTACCCCCTGCAGCTCCAGCCCTGCACAGCCTACCTGCCGTTCTACCCCACTGGGGGAGCT GGGCAGCCCTACCTCCCTGGCAGTGGCCCCCAGCCCCCTGGCATGGTGCAGGGGCAGGTGCCGATGCAGTTCCCCCCGGGAATTACCCTGATGGAATCTCGGCGCCCCCCTCACGATTACCTGCCCATCGCCGTGCTCACCACAGTCTGCTGCTTCTGGCCCACTGGCATCATCGCCATCATCAAAGCAGTGCAG GTGCGGTCTGCGGTTGCCCGGGGCGACATGGTCTCTGCGGAGATCGCTTCTCGGGAGGCGCGGAACTTCTCATTCATCAGCCTGGCGGTGGGCATCTCCTCCATGGTGCTGTGCACCATCCTCATCGTGGTGGTCATCATAGCCTCACGGCAGGACGAGTGGGAACCCTAG
- the LOC121304349 gene encoding carnitine O-acetyltransferase-like, with translation MLRIKLGCYKQAQLFGGWGRSMSSVPPQPVPPLSQTLSRYLRALEPLVTPPELEESREGVQELSKRGGLGERLQRSLEKRAQRTHNWVSDWWQHTAYLESRLPLPVHSNPAMALPQQDYSNWKGQLGFAAKLIAGVLDFKAKIDNHTLVVEYLRGRPLCMDQYRQIFSSCRVPGPKHDHVMHFAGVRRPPTHITVVRNFQFFQLEVYNSDGSPLTVDQIHSQLLRIRSQSWKTDKEPMGILTSEHRNTWGQAYNTLLRDRINRESVRAIERGIFTVCLDAPVMRMSEERYTSRMAAQMLHGGGTYSNSGNRWFDKTLQFIVGEDGACGLIYEQATAEGPPIATIVDHVLDYCQHPETVRSPMVPLPLPKKLYFYITPEIKRDIEHAKQNLDILINDLDISCFTFREFGKNFPKKYKLSPDSFIQVALQLAYYRMYGCLCSTCESASLRMFRGGRTDTIRSATNEALRFVEVMEDPQAGAEMKLALLKEAIEAHSTYTEQALQGQAIDRHLLGLKLQAIEEGLSVPEIFMDTSYAVATHWKLHTGQVSARTDCVMCFGPMVPDGYAVCYNPLPEHINFSVSAFNCCAETNAEKLAGSLEQALRDLRELVLPRED, from the exons ATGTTACGAATCAAACTCGGATGCTACAAACAGGCGCAGTTG TTTGGGGGATGGGGGAGGTCGATGAGTTCGGTGCCCCCCCAGCCCGTCCCGCCCCTGTCTCAGACCTTGTCCCGCTACCTGCGTGCCCTGGAGCCCCTTGTTACCCCCCCTGAACTGGAGGAGAGCAGAGAGGGGGTGCAGGAGTTGTCTAAGAGGGGGGGCCTGGGGGAGAGGTTGCAAAGGAGCCTGGAGAAGAGGGCTCAGCGCACACACAACTGG GTGTCGGACTGGTGGCAGCACACTGCCTATCTGGAGAGCCGTTTGCCCCTGCCAGTGCATTCGAACCCGGCCATGGCTTTACCCCAACAGGACTACAGCAACTGGAAGGGGCAGCTGGG GTTTGCAGCTAAACTCATCGCTGGAGTTctggatttcaaagcaaagattgaCAA tcaCACTCTCGTAGTGGAGTATCTTCGCGGTCGCCCTCTCTGCATGGATCAGTACCGGCAGATCTTTTCGTCGTGTCGTGTTCCGGGCCCCAAGCATGACCACGTGATGCACTTCGCTGGGGTGCGCCGGCCCCCCACCCACATCACCGTGGTGCGGAACTTCCAG tTCTTCCAGTTGGAGGTGTATAACAGCGATGGCTCTCCCCTCACGGTGGATCAGATCCACTCGCAGCTGCTGAGGATCAGAAGCCAGTCCTGGAAGACAGACAAGGAGCCGATGGGGATACTGACCAGTGAGCACCGAAACACCTGGGGACAGGCTTATAACACCCTGCTGAGAG ataGGATTAACAGGGAGTCTGTGCGTGCGATAGAGCGCGGGATCTTCACGGTGTGTCTGGACGCCCCGGTCATGCGCATGTCCGAGGAGCGCTACACCAGCCGCATGGCTGCTCAGATGCTGCATGGGGGAGGCACCTACTCCAACAGCGGCAACCGCTGGTTTGACAAGACACTgcag TTCATTGTGGGAGAGGACGGAGCCTGTGGGTTGATCTATGAGCAAGCCACTGCGGAAGGACCTCCCATAGCAACCATAGTGGACCACGTGCTGGACTACTG tcagcACCCCGAGACGGTTCGATCTCCCATGGTTCCTCTTCCTCTGCCAAAAAAACTCTATTTTTACATCACTCCTGAAATCAAGAGAGACATTGAGCACGCCAAGCAGAATCTGGACAT TCTAATAAATGACCTGGATATCAGTTGTTTCACATTCAGGGAATTTGGGAAGAATTTTCCAAAAAAGTACAAACTCAGTCCGGATTCCTTCATCCAAGTTGCGCTGCAGTTGGCTTATTACAG GATGTATGGGTGTCTGTGCTCCACGTGTGAAAGCGCCTCCCTCAGAATGTTCAGGGGAGGGCGGACCGACACCATCCGCTCAGCCACCAATGAGGCGCTGCGATTTGTGGAGGTGATGGAGGACCCCCAGGCAGGG GCTGAGATGAAGCTGGCATTGCTGAAGGAAGCCATCGAGGCTCACAGCACCTACACAGAGCAG gCACTCCAGGGGCAGGCCATCGACCGTCACTTGCTGGGCCTGAAGTTGCAGGCCATCGAGGAGGGACTGAGCGTGCCCGAGATCTTTATGGACACGTCGTACGCCGTGGCAACGCACTGGAAACTGCACACGGGACAG GTGTCGGCCCGTACGGACTGTGTCATGTGTTTCGGGCCGATGGTTCCGGACGGGTACGCGGTGTGCTACAACCCCCTCCCGGAGCACATCAACTTCTCGGTGTCGGCTTTCAACTGCTGTGCCGAGACCAACGCAGAGAAACTGGCGGGATCTCTGGAGCAGGCCCTGAGGGACCTGCGGGAGCTGGTACTGCCCAGGGAGGACTGA
- the LOC121304350 gene encoding nuclear factor 7, brain-like, which produces MASRDLTDELQCPICLDLFTDPVTLDCDHTLCRPCIEDYLLNQGKMCPECRAPITGGDFKTSRVLKNLADKARQLKQAEKKPEAGQAEATCTLHDEKLKLFCETDDMLICVICRDASEHQGHTFKPLAEALQSRQEELNVALQFLMRDNKAVRQLENNQNREIAKTKDRSGCLLADITAQFAELHEFLHRREKEVKRDLKTAERRALEPMERNLQKIQRELGDGTEQARKLQDSHSITQPVAYLKWWSETGAPLVRELKNKPPRNAAAELEEQEKQTAWFQSKVKALSVVPDSLWLGPYETHLQFFIWKQMLTVIKTVPDRLSLETQSSALRLSKDRSSVRQVDRQNQQESREEGYNSYMCAISKEQLTSGRHYWEVEVGAKTDWAVGVKQERKPDTHLFGRLEFFFNRVRGIILHFNGNTNYRIEASSDSTISVHSHPSKIGVYLDRKRGEVAFYNADDMSLIHTVTEKLTEPVFAYLNPGPYLKGNNAEALKICRY; this is translated from the exons ATGGCGAGCAGAGACCTGACGGATGAGCTGCAGTGTCCAATCTGCCTGGACCTGTTCACAGACCCGGTTACATTAGACTGTGATCACACTCTATGCAGGCCCTGTATTGAGGATTACTTGTTGAACCAGGGAAAGATGTGTCCGGAGTGCAGAGCACCGATTACTGGGGGGGATTTCAAGACTAGCCGGGTGCTAAAGAATTTAGCAGACAAGGCCAGGCAGCTGAAACAAGCCGAGAAGAAACCCGAAGCTGGTCAGGCTGAAGCAACCTGCACTCTGCATGATGAAAAACTGAAGCTGTTTTGTGAAACGGATGACATGCTGATCTGCGTTATCTGTCGAGATGCCTCAGAGCACCAGGGTCACACCTTCAAGCCTCTTGCTGAAGCCCTGCAGAGTCGTCAG GAGGAGTTAAATGTCGCTCTGCAGTTCCTGATGCGTGATAACAAAGCTGTGCGACAACTGGAAAACAATCAGAACAGGGAAATTGCCAAAACAAAA GACAGGTCTGGCTGCCTGCTGGCAGATATCACAGCCCAGTTTGCTGAGCTGCACGAGTTTCTGCACCGGCGAGAGAAGGAGGTGAAGAGAGATCTGAAAACAGCCGAGCGGAGGGCTCTGGAACCCATGGAGAGGAACCTGCAGAAGATCCAGAGAGAGCTGGGAGACGGGACTGAGCAGGCCAGGAAACTGCAGGACtcgcacagcatcacacagcccGTCGCTTACCTCAAG TGGTGGAGTGAGACTGGCGCCCCCCTTGTGAGGGAATTAAAAAACAAGCCCCCCAGGAATGCAGCAGCTGAACTAGAGGAGCAAGAGAAGCAGACAGCTTg GTTTCAATCCAAAGTGAAAGCCCTGAGCGTGGTCCCTGACTCCCTGTGGCTTGGTCCCTACGAGACACACTTGCAGTTTTTCATTTGGAAGCAGATGTTGACAGTGATCAAAACAG TTCCAGATCGATTGTCTTTGGAGACACAGAGCTCGGCGCTCAGACTTTCCAAGGATAGGTCAAGTGTGCGGCAGGTCGACAGGCAGAATCAACAGGAATCGCGTGAAGAGGGATACAACAGCTACATGTGTGCAATCAGTAAAGAGCAACTCACATCAGGGAGACACTACtgggaggtggaggtgggggctAAGACTGACTGGGCTGTGGGGGTTAAGCAGGAAAGAAAGCCAGATACACATCTTTTTGGGagattagaatttttttttaacagggtcAGAGGTATTATTCTGCATTTTAATGGCAACACAAATTACAGAATTGAAGCGTCTTCAGATAGCACGATCTCAGTGCATTCCCACCCCAGTAAGATCGGGGTGTACCTGGATCGTAAGAGGGGAGAGGTGGCGTTTTACAATGCTGATGACATGTCCCTCATCCACACAGTCACTGAGAAACTCACTGAACCTGTTTTTGCTTACTTGAACCCTGGGCCCTATTTGAAAGGTAACAATGCAGAGGCCTTAAAAATCTGCCGTTACTGA